A single region of the Amphiura filiformis chromosome 7, Afil_fr2py, whole genome shotgun sequence genome encodes:
- the LOC140157646 gene encoding cytochrome P450 2U1-like, giving the protein MLTEFSLTVTIKQMFIAGTDTTALTLRWAMLYMALNPTIQKNVHDEIDEAVGRNRLPKLADKPNLQYTQAVLLELQRMASISRFGVPHACTKTTTVRGFTVPEGFIVVSNLWAVHRDPDLWPEPWKFKPERFLDDKGQVVNRDELIPFSTGRRMCLGDNLAKMELYISFTHASIPNRRLQLERRYCINSRSRKESKRL; this is encoded by the exons ATGCTTACTGAATTCAGTCTGACAGTTACTATCAAGCAGATGTTCATTGCTGGAACAGACACAACTGCTTTGACTCTACGTTGGGCCATGCTTTATATGGCTCTCAACCCTACCATACAGAAGAATGTCCACGACGAAATTGATGAAGCAGTTGGTAGGAACAGGCTTCCTAAACTTGCCGATAAACCCAACTTACAATACACTCAAGCTGTGTTGTTAGAACTACAACGAATGGCGAGCATTTCACGTTTCGGTGTACCTCACGCTTGCACTAAGACCACAACTGTACGTGGCTTTACTGTTCCAGAAGGATTTATTGTGGTGTCTAATTTATGGGCTGTCCATCGTGATCCAGACCTGTGGCCAGAGCCATGGAAGTTCAAACCGGAAAGATTTCTAGATGATAAGGGCCAAGTTGTCAATCGTGACGAGTTGATTCCGTTCAGTACAG GTCGACGCATGTGTCTTGGAGACAACCTAGCAAAGATGGAGCTCTATATCTCCTTCACCCATGCATCAATTCCGAATCGAAGGCTCCAACTGGAAAGACGATACTGTATCAATAGTCGATCAAGGAAGGAATCCAAAAGATTATGA